From Alphaproteobacteria bacterium:
CTTGGGCAAGATTAACTGTAGAATCATCCGTAAAGTTGCGTAAAAGAACACACAAAAGGAGCCTTAATGGCAAACCATAAGTCCGCAGAAAAATCCATTCGCCGTACAGAAACACGTACAGCTATCAATAAAAGCCGCATGACACGCATCAGAACGTACGTGAAAAAGGCCGAGCAGATTATCGCCCTGGGCGCAAAAGCACAGATCGACAGCACCGAAGCAAGATCCATCTTGACGAATGCCGAAAGCGAATTAATGCGCGGCGTTACGAAGGGTGTTTTGCACAAAAATATGGTTGCTCGCAAGGTTTCGCGCCTGACAAAGCAATTCAAAACACTCTCTTTGATCTAACATTGCGCAAGCAATAAAATTTTAAAGCGTATCATTATGACTGTTCACACAACAGATGTCGTTGTTATAGGGGCTGGCCCGGTCGGCCTCTTCTCTGTTTTCGAATGTGGAATGCTAGGGCTGAAATGTCATGTCTTTGACGCCCTGGACCGTGTTG
This genomic window contains:
- the rpsT gene encoding 30S ribosomal protein S20; its protein translation is MANHKSAEKSIRRTETRTAINKSRMTRIRTYVKKAEQIIALGAKAQIDSTEARSILTNAESELMRGVTKGVLHKNMVARKVSRLTKQFKTLSLI